The sequence caacagtcctgtgttactgttacaattctgtacacacatagttacacctcgtcttgtcGTAAGCGTTTCtgggacaacagtcctgtgttactgttacaattctgtacacacatagttacacctcgtcttgtcGTAAGCGATTCCGGGACAACAGTCCTATGTTACTGTTAaaattctgtacacacatagttacacctcgtcttgtcGTAAGCGATTCTGGGACAACAGTCCTATGTTACTGTTAAAATTCTGTACATCAGCAGGACAAAGGTTAGTTCATATAATAATTCTTGTATTAATTCAtgtatcaatcaattaatcCTTGAACCCTCTCAGTTTTGAAGACAACCTGCTAACGGTTGAGGAGAAGCATTACCTGTCCTACATCCTGTACGGTGTCCAGGAGGACCTGGATGTTATTGCAGGTGTCCCAGTGAACAACAAGGTTACTAACGGCACAACGCCTAACGGCACAACGGCTACCCCACAAACAGAACCTCCACACACGCATGGGGTTAGTGATGTGTCCTATATATTATATTTCACTCGATAATATGGTATGGACCGAAATATAGAAAGAATGTTTATTGCAGCTCTTGTCggatggctaattgcaagtgacaataaaacttattaaaaGTGAGAAACAAGCAATCATAGGTAaacagtatacagtagtacACAATGTACTAGCGACTAACTCTAGTGATAAATTCATTTTACCTAAACAACGCCAAAAGAACTCAAAAAAtcttgggtttgactttttttcgGAGACAGTAGAAGATGACTATTATTTTTGTAATGCTCTTTCTTCCCCCTTttctgccaaatcttcaaatggattaaACTTAGATTTTTTTCTAAGCAAAAATGATATGACATATGGCACAAAGATGGAGTTGGCAAATATAATGccttcattttttaaattttgtttgacTTGCGCACTCATGAAGAATAATAGCGTAACATGAAAGAGTTCATTTTACGATAAAGTTATCTGATAGGGTTCATTCTTGCTTGGAGGGTTAAAaaattcaatatatatatatatatatatggtggaAATAACTTAGTAGAAAGAAGAGAATTGAAACGCgttttgaaattcaaatttccttctttttttccttctttcaagTCGTTTACGGTGGACAGTATCACCAGAGAGAAGGGGTTCTCACTGAAGGACATGCACATGTGCACTTGGATGGGGAAAACCTGCACCGAACTGGTAAGCTTGCGTCACTACAGTTATGTGATGTTAATGAGATGACATCATGGTTAGGGACCTTTAGTCATACCCACGCTCTCAAACATAACGGCCAAATTGACTACTGCAAGATTTCATTGGAGGACATTGTAGATCATTCATAGATTATTAGAAAGCTTTTGAGATAATTTAGTGTTCACTGAAATACCACTGGGATAAATGTGTAACCGtcgcatgttttttttctaacccACAGGATTTCACCCACTCCTTCGGCACGTACGGAAACTGCTACACGTTCAACGCGGACCCCGTCGACCCGAtcaaccagaccatcgccggGTCCGGAAACGGCCTCTCCGTCATGATCGACATCAAGTCGGTGAGTTACCCCTGTAATTTGACGCAATCATGATCGGCCTGACGAGACACCAATCTTTTTACCAAGACGTCTAACGCTACGGTCGCGATTGCACCGGTGCACGTCGGGGTCGTAACTCCAGTCAGGCTCTGAAGCCACAATCTTTTAGCGATGGACTGTTAGATACCAAGTGAGCACCTTTCGGTCTCTTTACATGTACGTTGCCACTGGGTCCCGAGGTGATTTTAACTTTGATTTTTAGAAAAATCCGGGCCCTGTCGTACCTAAACATACTAATAATTAGCCAGTTAGCCGCAGGGTTTACCACGAAGGCACGTAGGTGTCACTCCCGAAAGTGCATAAATTAGACAATTAACTACCCAGTGGGCCCATTTTTATAAGTGTAGCCAATGCATTACACTAACTAAGGCATCTAAGGTTCCTAATCCTAAAACGTCGTTTTTCCCACAGCACCTGTACACAGAGAACCCGCTGTTGCCCGGTGGTACCGCTGACGTAGGGATGAAGCTGCTCGTGCACGATCAGAGCGAGCCGCCGAAGATGGACACCCAGGGCATCGCCGTGGCGCCGGGCAGTCATGCCTACATCGCCATCAGACAGATACAGGTAGGGTGCGGGATGACAGGAGAAGGGGATTCTTTTCATAGGGTGCAATCGCACGAGCGTGTATATCACACCCTCACACTcggggttgacaatcacggcaaagcctatgatatcaaccctgacaaatcagccacagtattcggttattaggggtgccttgcttatattaatgagcttgcccttatatgggcagtcagccgttggggatcgggcgttggcatggtgagcaaacaaagtcatggtaatacgtaacatgattggctgatagcttcccagcggcctttgcgagacagcttgcgacaacaacaagcccaaggaaggcctgttctctgattggttgacagcttgtttgtggcgacaatcataatacccgtaggtagggcctgggacagcagggccccataaggtagtgccgttggggaccgggcgttaggaggatggtaTATCAAGTCTGTATATGAGGTTGCCATTGGCATTTTTCATCACACGCAATCTTACGCACAAAACGCacctcatacgcatctcaattgttttgtgtcagttttaggtAGGTGACAGTTTTTACACTTAAGTGTACTGGGCCACACTGTGTATATGTCTGCTTACCTGAAATGACCACACAATTATTGAGATGCACGTGAGTTGGGTATTCTGCGTACGACTGTTGGATGCCCATCGCTCGACTACGTATGAAATAAAATGccaatacggacctcatacggacatGCTCGTACATGCTCGTATGACTGCACCCATATATCCTAAAATGAATTTCAGACAGTTTCGTCAGTTTGATATATCAAGTCGTCATGATCATTCACGAGCTCATTCATATTCATCCTCGTGATAATACTACAAGAAGAATGTTCACGATAAAGGcaatcagcaaaaaaaaatgccaaaaccgtcaataaaaaagaaaattctgtgtactttgtaaaatatgctgaAACCCTAAACAGAACTTCCCTGGCTTCACTTACTGTTTGGTTATTTCTGATACCCCTTGATCCGGTAAATGTAcaattgaaaacaaaagttATAAATACGTTGACTTCAATTCTAATAGACtagtagattgaaaaaaaattcaagattcGTTGCATAACGAAGTACTTTTCTCCCCAGTACGAGAACCACGTCCCTCCGTGGGGAGAGTGCGAGGACCTACAGCTGGAGTATTACGATACCTACACGCTGACGGGCTGTCAGCTGGAGTGTAGGAGTAAATACGTGGTCCACAACTGCACCTGCAGACCCATCTACCTGCCAGGTACGCgcgcacgtgtgtgtgcgtggttGTGGTTGTGgtggtgtctgtgtgtgtgcgtgtatgtgtttgtgtgtgtggttgtgatggcgtgtgcgtgtgtgtgcgtgtgtgtgtgtgtgtgtgagtgtgtgtgtgtgtgtgtgcgtgtatgtgtgtgtgagtgagtgtgagagagagagaaagagagagagagaggggggagatagagtgtgtatgtgtgcgtgtgtgcgtgcgtgagagagagagagagagagaaagatagcgagaaagagaaagagagaaatagaaagaaagagagagagagagagagagagagagagcaagaaGGATTGGTTTCTGATTTTTGTGGAAAAGCTGTTTCATCTGATACATCGTAAACTGTTTCACCAGGTGATGCGCCGTACTGTGAACCGGTTTATGTCGCCAAGTGTGTATGGCCCGTAGAGGGTAAGTACGAAATACATCCTGATCATTAAAAGTACGACGACTATATTTGATATTCAGGTATAATTTGTAGcaaaacattacaaattataCAGCGAAACACGCCTAAATATATTAGAAAAGTGAACCTAAAGAAAAACTGAGGGTTAGCGTCAAAacgttggaaaaaaaatcaagatggctGCCTCCAAAGTGGCCGCCTCCAAATGCTTCCTCCAAAAAGATTTTTATATTGGAAACTATGAGCTAAAGCTTTACATTACTTTATGTTAATCTCTAACAGCTTTGATAATTGTCAAAGCTTTTTACATGATCTGCTATCACCACAGCCGCGGTGACATCAGGAGCGCTACCTTGCGACTGTCCTGTTCCCTGCAACCTGATGACCTACCGAACGTCGAGCTCCTACGCCAAATGGCCAAACAGCAAAGCCGACCTGGTCTACACCGCCGCGTTTGGCCTGAGCCCAGGCTACATGGCGTAAGCGACATTGCAGTTGTTTCGTGTGTGCAGAAGCGCCGCCTgagatgttttgttgttattgcaGCTGAAGTGTCGTCAGGGATGCTCCCTTGCGACTGTCCCGTGCCCTGCAGCATGACGAAGTTCCGGCCCACTGTCACCTACGCAAAGTGGCCTAACAAAGTGGTCGGGAACGTATTTACTCCGATCTTTCAGTTGGAGGAAGACTACTTGGCGTAAGAAAAAAATTCCCCTCCAAAAAGCACCGAAACAACTTCACCGTAGTTCTCATCCGCCCATTCGCACGACGCATGCGTGATCGCCACTCACGTGACTCACAAGCGCCATCATTTTCAcctcattttatttcatttcatttcatttatcatcatcatagttcGACACACCACCTTCTTTTATCGTGGTTCTATCTATATTATGAAATTTATATttgtctttattcatttatatataCCTAAAATTTCAAGATTGGGTTTCCTCGAAATACAATATTTATGCTTCTGTTAGTTATTTTTAAGACCTCCTCTAAACTAGAATGTCCGTTGCTTGTAAAGAGAGAAGATATTTGTAGCTAGTTATCATTAGATATAAGGCTTCTCGCACGTTCGAGTACGCACACGCGGGTGACaagaattctgggtaatatgtcaaaggtgaaggtccctGAAATGTAgacattccgccattttgctgACACCATTCATGCCTGACATTGCtttgaaaatcaaaatggccgAGACGAGAGTTGACGTCTcaggggccttaacctttgacatattacctacaattcctgtcaccgcacatgcGTACTGGTATGTGTGAAAGGTTTACCTCTTTTTTGTCTCTCTAGTAGCTTTCAAAATTCAGTCGTAGAATATTGAATTTACGTTATCTTTACTGCAGGGAAAACTCTGTCGTATTTGATGTTTACTATGATGAGCTGAACTACGAAGTTATCTCCCAGCTGAAAGCGATGAGCGATGGAGAACTGGCCAGTAAGTACAAATTATTGCAAACTTGCtataaatatattttgaaatgaTGCCCCATTTTCATATTTTAGATTAGCTGGGGTTTTAACAGCGTGGTGTCTTATAGCCGACGAGGGCTCAAAATGATATTCACCCtcaggaaataaaaaaataacatcaGGACTCTGAATTTTACAGTCTCTCTCATTATGTATACAGGGTATAGGATTTTAGGTGATTCTGGGGGTTGTAGCCTTACTTTTCCTTGTAAAGCTCTATACTTATacatgcataattttttttttttttgtattttctgtgatttcattttcatatacaaagGATGTGTAAAAAATCCAATAATGGACTTCAATAACCTCGCTTACAACAGTCAATAATTTACTAACTTGGGTGCATTGAATACTGTATTATCTTTGTATTTGTTTTAGGGCAATTAAAATAGAAATCTATAATGCAAGTTAACTCTATCCATGGATAGAATGTAGTTATTTTCACACGTCCCTCCAACAAATAATTGCCCCCTCCCCTTCCAGGTGACCTCGGCGGTCAGATGGGCCTGTTTATTGGAGCCAGCATCCTGACTCTGCTGGAGATATTTGAGTACCTGGGTCTCCGTCTCTGGGCCTTCATTCAGAAACGGAAAAAGAGAACACAAAAAGTACACGTGTCAACGTCCAACACTCTAAAAGTCAACCAGGCAGCGAAGGAGAATGAGAACAAGAACAAGGAGAAATCTTTTATCAGTCTTAGAGATTAGAATTAATTGTGGGCTGTAAAATGATTTGTTTCAGACATGTTTCATCAATGAATGTTTTGCcagttggtaagtcactgaataacgacatttttgtaaaaattcaAGTATTTTATTCAACCAAAAATTATTcacatttgggaccgcatctgtaagcagcgataCCTAGTGCTGCAGTGCTGCAGTGCAGCATGCAGTCAGAGCTGACCCGAGGAAattgacagacggtcaccgaaacttgAGGTACATAGAACACTCGGTTTTTACGAAGTatgttgttttgaatttgaaaaaaaaggaactttGCTGCAGGATACCAGTTCTCATAAACGGCTACAGCTTTACTTCTCATCGTGTGTCTCTCGTCACTCTTGGaaccgccatcttgaatttggGGGTCAAgcgatataacgttatgtataataTGTGGCACACATTAAAGTGCTTATCAGTTACCAACGACACTAAACAACGACAGTTCCCGATAGCATTCAACCATCATAAGTGATAGTCAATAAACAAATCCGTTCCATGTAGATGAAAACAGTGTATAATTTAATATGGTTTCATTATGGTCGTTTTTTGCGAGTGAAAGTGCCAGTTTCCAAACTGCATTTTGCAGAAATTGATTTGATTACTTGAAAGTCTGATTTTAAAACCTCTTGTCAATCAGCATTAGAatggtttgtgtttttgttttgtcataTGTATTTGAATGTTGGTGGTATCCATTTAAAAAGATATGAGATATAAAGACTATTTACATGGTGAGCACAAACAGCTAGAACTCGTCTTTTCAAAGAATTTTTTCTGTAAACAAATGTAAGTAGTAAATGTAAATTTGATGTtgctttttgtttcatttttgacATTAAATTTAATAAGTGTATGTAGATACAAGGGCTTTATGTTATTCTTAAGATATGAACAAGATCAATAAGAAGGCATATTTACACGGAATTCCTAAACTAGACTACTCACTTTCTATATATTGTccacaacttctcgagttaATTTGTTCACAGCCAAACGCAcatacatatatgcatatacaCAGCCACAGCGGTACCATAGGAAGCGCAGGTTAACGGTTTTCAACCTTCCGTTTCGTAACCTCTACCCATTTACCAAATATTATGCAGAACCATCCACAGGTCCTTGAGTTATGTTGTCgaaaaacaaacttacaaaaatacaattacAAATTCCAGGATGAACTGGTTTCGAAGTAAATATCATGAAGTACCATTCACAACATCTGTGACGTGATGTGCTGTTTACTTACATATAGATCGTGTACACAATTGCAACCACATATAGCCTTCTTGACGAAGGGAAAAATCATTTCTGGCAAAATTGCTTTACGGGACATTGCAGACGGACTGCTCTTTGGTACATAAGCTGGTCGTTATGCGCTTAGCGATTCGTGGTTGGAAATTGGAGTATAAGATGCCGATATGCCTGTTATTAGTAACGATCGcagttttgtttgcttttttggaATGGTATTAGAAACAGGCTGCTTTTAAATGTGCATTTGAGAACATACCTTGACGTTGAAAGCATAAAAATGTTAAATAGTTATGTATATACAAACGACGATGCGTCCCGAACTTTGACTGCATGATAAAAGCACAGTACTTTACTAATTCAGAGGGATAGACCATCTACATGTTTAATTCGTACCCGTAATGATGCGGTAGAATCACTTCTAGATCAGAGTGTAAAAATTCTCTTTATGGatgtaagttgtaacaaaaTGATTTCCAAACAAATACACTTGCAgatactctccaaacagaggtctGATATACCTTTTTTGGCAGCCGACCCACCCATAGGGGCTGTCAAAAAAACAGGTCCTGAAATACTCCCATCCAACATATGCCTGAAAAGTATCAGCTATATATAAATGCTGATTGGCCTCCgggatgatggctgtttcttcgctTACGAAGATTAGTGGCAAGTTTGTCCTCTGCCTTGCATGCATGTGGCTGTGTAGCCCAATGTTTGATCTGCACGTCCTGCTGCATGATGGCCATGTGAAGCCATGTGCAGATGGTGACTGCTGCAGCTGGGTGGGCATGTGGAGCCCTGTGCAGATGGTGACTGGTGCAGCTGGGTGGGCATGTGAAGACCTGTGCAGACGATGACTGCTgcagctggggggggggggggggcatgtgaAGCCATCTGCAGATGGTAACTGCTGCAGCTGGGTGGGTATGTGAAGCCATCTGCAGATGGTAACTGCTGCTCCTGGGTGGGCATGTGAAGCCCTGTGCAGATGGTAACTGCTGCAGCTGGCTGGGCATGTGACGCCCTGTGCAGATGATAACTCCTGCTGCAGGAAGGGCATTTGAAGCCCTGTGCAGATGGTAACTCCTGCTGCAGGAAGGGCATCAGAAGCCCGGTGCAGATGGTGACTCCTGCTGCAGGAAGGGCATTAGAAGCCCTGTGCAGATGGTAACTCCTGCTGCAGGATGGGCATGTGAAGCCCTGTGCAGATGGTGACTGGTCAGATACAGCTTTGCTGCGCCTTCTCTTTTCCTGAGCAGTCTTTCTTCAAGCTATCTCGAAACTTTTAGCTCCTCTAATGCCACTGATGTTGAACAAAACCtcgaaacaaaacacaaacgGTCGGCCTTGAGGCACAGGCATGTTCTGTGCCTAGCCTGGACTATCAAACAGCGCCTCCGTGCGATATGTGTTGGCGAGACAGGCTCATGGGCCAAAGGTTGCGCGAGAACATTCCGCAACTCCTTGTTGACAAACATCGGTCCGATACCACGTTTACAATAGGGGGCGTGAGAATCATATGACTAAAGTTCACGTTGTTGACCTAGTTGTCAGGTCAAACTGGTACTTTTCACATCCGCACAAGACTGGTATAGATTCTTAAAGATTGTTTCTAcgtttttggtgtttttttttacgttacATCGACGCAGTTTGCATAGCACAGCGTTTCCGTCGGTACGTGAATAAGGTTAAGCTCAATTCTATATGGCTCTTAAATGTACGTTGATTTACGTGAGTACTGTGTTTAGGCATGattttcatttgaaacatcataaatgtttgcaaaaaaatctgCGAATAGTTATCTATTTCTTTCTTCCATATCCACCCAGCTGGTGTGTACGACATTAGTACACAATATCGTGAACTTAATGTtatcaatgttgttgttgttgttgtccttgttttacTTCTATTATTACGCTAGACGTGGtatcttggtgctgagtaacacatggttcttTTTTTAGTCAAttgtctctcttggtatttaactcttggttaaATGTTATGCTATGATCTTAGCATTACAGATATACTATAATTGTACATGCTGTCTTTAGATTCAATGCACTCAAATACAGGTAACGTAAATTTACCGAGCCTGTCATTTAATCTACGAATCTTAATTTTAATTTGAATAAATGATGGAAACAGGCAAAGGAAACTGTGTATCATTGATAGGTGAGGAGAAATATTTTTTCACAAGTCCTGAAGCAGCACATAACGCTAGCCtgattgtttatactattaccATTCGTAAAACGAATTACTTTCTTTTTAGATTTTTAGATGTTAGCCTCTCATATAGTTAAACTgctctgtatgtattgtatgtacaagttgccacacattgtatcctttacatTTGTCGTGCAATacagttcttcttcttctatagtCATCGTTACATGCCAACCTCTTTTGGGGTCATAGAGAGGTCACATGTACGCCTCAGGTCAGACTCACCTTAATGAGACTCAGGTCTCTCCACAGAGTTCTCCATGATTAGACTACTGTTAATGCAGAGATGTTAGTGGTCGTTTTAAGTTCGGTGTTTTCGCGGTAGCCGCTTcaccacgtttttttcctttacAATATTTGGCTAGCGTTACAGTATATGGTGCTAATGGAAACtcaaaactaccgcgaacactccTTTTTGCCACTACTGCCAAATCAAATCCCCGCCAACTTCAttgtatttacaatattttatatCTTAGATTCAGCAAAATTTTGTCTTTAATTGAATGTAATAGATATGTCTGAATatactatcataatgataaagACAAGAGCATGCAGTTTCACTTATAATTTGTACCCCGTTTGCCATCATGAATATTGCCTTTGGATGTGTAAACTGATCTTCCAACTTAATATTGCAGACTCGGAGATAAGACGATGCAGGGGTTAAGATGCAGTATCGTGTTTCTTGTGGTGATCCTGGTATCCCAGAAGTCCACAGCGGTCAGATCAAGTAATGGCGTCCCGTTCCGCCCCAAGTTTCCCAGGGTGCACCACGACATCCAGCAGGGTCAGGACTACGGAGACCCTCTATTCCTTACTTCTTATTTGGAGCAGGGCATGGCACAGAAAGGTGGGTCAAGGGTCAAGTATTAAGGATCATGGGAGTAGAGGTCAGACTTAGTACCGTGCACTGGGAAATGTATGTCAAGGGTCAGAGGTAAAGGAGCATGGCACAGAAAGGTGGGCCAAGGGTGTAGAAGTCAGACTTAGCGCCGCGAACTTAGAGGTTAAAGGTCACGACATTGGAAAATATATGTCAAAGGGCAGATGTAAGGGGTCAGGTGTAAAGAGTCAGAAGTAAAGGATCAGAGGTAAAGAATCAGAGGTGAAGGGTCAGAGGTAAAGGATCAGAGATAAATGGTCAGTGAAAGGTTTGTCAAGAGTCAAACAAATGCCATatcatttttgtaacatttcattTCCGTTAAGTTTACCATGTGTATCTCTTATCATATGATTGCCTTATCATGTGTCTTATCATATGTCTTTGCACACAGCCCAAACGCTGAGTGAGGTACACCTTCCTGGCACATCAGTCAAAAGCTACTCAGGCTACCTGACTGTCAACAAAGCCTACAACAGTAACCTGTTCTTCTGGTTCTTCCCTGCACTGGTCAGCAACAAAACCTACAACAGTAACAAAACCTACAGCGGTAACAAAACctacaaaagttacaaaaccTAC comes from Branchiostoma floridae strain S238N-H82 chromosome 2, Bfl_VNyyK, whole genome shotgun sequence and encodes:
- the LOC118405165 gene encoding acid-sensing ion channel 2-like, whose product is MVQMLDSYFKHGTVTDVTLKFVPQVRFPAVTICNLNNFEDNLLTVEEKHYLSYILYGVQEDLDVIAGVPVNNKVTNGTTPNGTTATPQTEPPHTHGSFTVDSITREKGFSLKDMHMCTWMGKTCTELDFTHSFGTYGNCYTFNADPVDPINQTIAGSGNGLSVMIDIKSHLYTENPLLPGGTADVGMKLLVHDQSEPPKMDTQGIAVAPGSHAYIAIRQIQYENHVPPWGECEDLQLEYYDTYTLTGCQLECRSKYVVHNCTCRPIYLPGDAPYCEPVYVAKCVWPVEAAVTSGALPCDCPVPCNLMTYRTSSSYAKWPNSKADLVYTAAFGLSPGYMAENSVVFDVYYDELNYEVISQLKAMSDGELASDLGGQMGLFIGASILTLLEIFEYLGLRLWAFIQKRKKRTQKVHVSTSNTLKVNQAAKENENKNKEKSFISLRD